The Sphingobacterium bambusae genome includes a window with the following:
- the nagB gene encoding glucosamine-6-phosphate deaminase, whose amino-acid sequence MARLNLLEETRFERVPVKVYPGQNEASVDVANRIATIIKQKQEKGETAVLGLATGATPVRVYKELVRLHKEEGLSFSNVVTFNLDEYYPMKPDADQSYVTFMNKNLFDHIDIPKDHINIPDGTLPQEAIQAFCEAYEHKISSLGGLDIQILGIGRTGHIGFNEPGSAPNSGTRLVILDDLTRRDASRDFGGKENVPTKAITMGVGTIFKAKEIILMAWNEKKAEIVKKAVEGEISADIPATFLQLSDKVEFVLDEDAASQLTRYYLPWLAHEVVWTDSMIKKAVVWLSLKLNKAILKLTDEDYNNNGMAQLVTEQGPAYNINIKIFNELQRTITGWPGGKPGVDDSSRPERAEPARKNVILFSPHPDDDVISMGGTFIRLADQGHNVHVAYQTSGNTAVWDDDVLRYLEFVQDFAVAVDDDNGVTTKIYKEAREFFKTKQPNQVDPEIIRSIKALIRKGEAIAGARFVGLPDENIHFQDLPFYDRGKFSKEVSNEDDIIQTMELLRQVKPHQVFAAGDFADPHGTHKVCFDILFEALKRLSKTDEWTKDCWLWLYRGAWHEYPIHEIEMAVPLSPQEVKRKRLAIFKHQSQKDVPVFPGDDPREFWVRAEDRTSETAELYHKLGLADYEAIEAFVRWKFDE is encoded by the coding sequence ATGGCAAGATTAAACTTATTAGAGGAAACACGTTTCGAACGCGTACCGGTGAAAGTGTACCCCGGTCAGAACGAAGCCTCTGTGGATGTCGCAAATCGCATAGCTACCATCATCAAACAAAAACAAGAAAAGGGTGAAACGGCAGTTCTGGGCTTAGCAACTGGAGCGACCCCAGTTCGCGTTTACAAAGAATTGGTTCGGCTCCATAAAGAAGAAGGATTAAGCTTCAGCAATGTCGTGACCTTCAACTTGGACGAATACTATCCTATGAAGCCAGATGCGGATCAAAGCTATGTGACATTCATGAATAAAAACTTGTTTGACCACATCGATATTCCAAAAGATCATATCAATATTCCGGATGGTACGTTGCCGCAGGAAGCTATTCAAGCTTTTTGTGAAGCCTACGAGCATAAAATATCGTCCCTAGGCGGACTGGATATTCAGATTCTGGGTATCGGACGTACCGGGCACATCGGCTTCAACGAGCCCGGTTCAGCGCCGAATTCTGGTACGCGATTGGTTATCTTGGACGACCTGACCCGCCGAGATGCATCGCGCGATTTCGGAGGTAAGGAAAATGTGCCTACAAAGGCTATAACCATGGGCGTCGGCACGATCTTCAAAGCAAAGGAGATTATCCTGATGGCTTGGAATGAGAAGAAAGCAGAAATTGTTAAGAAAGCTGTAGAAGGAGAGATATCCGCTGATATTCCTGCAACTTTCCTACAGTTGTCCGACAAAGTTGAATTCGTATTGGATGAAGATGCTGCATCGCAACTCACCCGTTATTATTTACCATGGTTGGCGCATGAGGTTGTTTGGACCGATTCGATGATCAAAAAGGCAGTGGTTTGGCTTTCCTTAAAGCTAAACAAAGCCATATTGAAGCTTACCGACGAAGATTATAACAACAATGGTATGGCGCAGTTGGTCACGGAGCAAGGGCCTGCGTATAATATCAATATCAAGATTTTTAACGAGCTGCAACGTACGATTACAGGTTGGCCAGGAGGCAAGCCCGGTGTGGACGACTCTAGTCGCCCAGAACGCGCAGAGCCAGCACGTAAGAATGTCATCCTGTTCTCGCCACATCCAGATGACGATGTAATCTCTATGGGCGGTACATTTATCCGATTGGCAGACCAAGGACACAATGTGCATGTCGCCTATCAAACTTCCGGTAATACGGCGGTATGGGATGATGATGTACTACGTTACTTGGAGTTTGTTCAGGATTTTGCCGTTGCGGTGGATGACGATAATGGCGTTACAACAAAGATTTATAAGGAAGCTCGCGAGTTTTTCAAAACAAAACAGCCTAATCAGGTAGATCCAGAGATCATACGCTCCATTAAGGCCTTGATCCGTAAAGGTGAAGCAATCGCGGGTGCTCGTTTTGTAGGCTTGCCCGATGAGAATATACATTTTCAAGATCTGCCTTTCTACGACCGTGGGAAATTCTCCAAAGAGGTATCCAATGAAGATGATATCATCCAAACCATGGAATTACTACGTCAGGTGAAGCCGCACCAGGTTTTCGCTGCAGGCGATTTTGCAGATCCACATGGTACACACAAGGTATGTTTCGATATTTTATTCGAGGCTCTTAAACGTTTGTCGAAGACAGATGAGTGGACGAAGGATTGTTGGTTATGGTTGTACCGTGGCGCTTGGCACGAGTATCCTATCCACGAGATCGAGATGGCAGTGCCGCTTTCTCCGCAGGAGGTGAAACGTAAACGCTTAGCTATCTTCAAGCACCAATCGCAGAAGGATGTGCCGGTATTCCCAGGAGACGATCCACGTGAGTTTTGGGTGCGTGCAGAAGATCGTACCAGTGAAACTGCTGAACTTTATCATAAATTGGGCTTGGCGGATTACGAAGCTATCGAGGCATTCGTACGCTGGAAGTTCGATGAATAA
- a CDS encoding methionine aminotransferase — translation MTKSFQSPFLDSKLPTTAVSVFSQMSALAEQHQALNLSQGFPNYPASTELIALVNRYMEKGFNQYAPMPGCMPLREQIAHKVSDVYGLAVDPETEITITAGGTQALFTTIATLVRPGDEVIIFEPAYDSYRPSVELFGGKVVPIRLLAPDFSIDWQQVRAAISDKTKLIMLNNPSNPAAKVLSPDDLKELEEILRDSSIFLLSDEVYEHIVFDGRQHQSALSYPALRERSFVIASFGKLLHTTGWKLGYAIAPPELSREFRKVHQFNVFSVNTPMQMAIATYLKEERRYRDLPAFFQEKRDFLTEGLRGSRFAVQPSEGTYFLLLSYQGISDLSEMEFAHHLTINHGVATVPIAAFYSEPCEQKLLRLCFAKDTDSLAKAIDLLQKV, via the coding sequence ATGACAAAATCCTTTCAAAGCCCTTTCTTAGACTCCAAGCTTCCGACGACAGCCGTAAGTGTGTTTTCGCAAATGTCAGCCCTTGCGGAACAGCACCAAGCACTTAACCTGTCCCAAGGATTTCCGAATTACCCCGCTTCAACAGAATTGATTGCGCTGGTCAATCGATACATGGAAAAAGGTTTTAACCAATACGCTCCTATGCCAGGCTGTATGCCTTTGCGCGAACAGATCGCTCATAAGGTGAGTGATGTTTACGGGCTTGCTGTCGATCCGGAAACCGAGATTACGATAACGGCAGGAGGTACGCAGGCGCTATTTACAACTATTGCTACTTTGGTAAGACCAGGTGACGAGGTGATTATTTTTGAACCGGCCTACGATTCTTATCGGCCTAGCGTGGAACTGTTCGGTGGAAAGGTGGTGCCGATCCGTTTATTGGCCCCCGACTTCAGCATCGATTGGCAACAGGTACGGGCAGCTATTAGTGATAAAACTAAGCTCATCATGCTAAACAATCCCAGCAATCCTGCCGCAAAAGTGCTGAGCCCGGATGATCTTAAAGAGTTGGAGGAGATCTTGCGCGACAGCTCGATTTTCCTGCTTAGCGACGAGGTTTATGAGCATATTGTGTTCGATGGTCGGCAACACCAATCCGCGCTGTCTTATCCCGCATTGCGCGAACGTAGCTTCGTCATTGCCTCCTTTGGCAAGCTGCTACACACCACAGGCTGGAAGTTGGGCTATGCCATTGCGCCGCCCGAGCTTAGTCGAGAGTTTCGAAAAGTGCATCAGTTTAATGTGTTTAGTGTGAATACGCCCATGCAGATGGCTATTGCAACCTATCTAAAGGAAGAGCGTCGTTACCGCGACCTTCCGGCTTTTTTTCAGGAAAAACGCGACTTTTTAACCGAAGGATTGCGTGGATCTCGTTTTGCTGTTCAACCGAGTGAAGGCACCTATTTTCTGCTGCTGAGTTATCAGGGGATTAGTGACCTTTCGGAGATGGAGTTCGCGCATCACCTGACGATCAACCACGGAGTTGCAACCGTGCCCATAGCGGCTTTTTACAGCGAGCCCTGCGAGCAGAAGTTATTGCGATTGTGCTTCGCTAAAGACACCGACAGCCTCGCGAAAGCCATTGATTTGCTCCAAAAGGTGTGA
- a CDS encoding peroxiredoxin family protein: protein MKKLILFAFFAFPFLALAQTKEELIKQVKANPKNVESLKTIQRVGGYYPEYKELRALYDGLDKSVRKSKDGQAFNYYLKRLENSSVGKKAPGITQLTPEGEPFSLTDLRGKYVLIDFWAAWCPDCRKENPNLVKTYAEFKDKNFEILGVSFDRKLEDWVKAIKDDKLTWKHISDLQSWQNAAGTLYGVRSIPQNILVDPEGIIVARNLHGEDLNVKLRELLK, encoded by the coding sequence ATGAAAAAATTAATATTGTTTGCTTTTTTTGCATTCCCTTTTTTAGCGTTAGCGCAGACTAAAGAGGAACTGATCAAGCAGGTTAAGGCTAATCCAAAAAATGTAGAGAGCTTAAAAACGATACAACGTGTGGGCGGCTACTACCCGGAATATAAAGAACTAAGGGCTTTGTATGACGGCTTGGACAAATCGGTGCGAAAATCTAAAGACGGACAGGCGTTCAATTATTATTTAAAGCGGTTAGAAAATAGCTCGGTGGGCAAAAAGGCCCCCGGTATTACACAACTGACGCCTGAAGGAGAGCCTTTTTCCTTGACCGACCTGCGCGGTAAATATGTGTTGATCGACTTTTGGGCTGCTTGGTGCCCCGACTGCCGCAAGGAGAACCCTAATTTGGTGAAGACCTATGCGGAATTTAAGGATAAGAATTTCGAGATTTTGGGCGTGTCTTTTGACCGCAAGCTGGAAGATTGGGTAAAAGCCATCAAGGACGACAAGCTAACATGGAAGCATATATCCGACCTACAGTCTTGGCAAAATGCTGCGGGTACGCTTTATGGTGTACGCTCCATACCCCAAAACATCCTCGTTGACCCGGAAGGCATTATTGTCGCGCGCAATTTGCATGGTGAAGATCTGAACGTCAAGCTACGGGAATTGTTGAAATAG
- the radA gene encoding DNA repair protein RadA — protein MAKSKSTYFCQHCGYESAKWLGQCPSCKQWNSFVEELVEKGNSKVPEWRSSAAPSSGKRVNKAAVINEIVYQDEQRLATPDREFNRVLGGGIVPGSLVLIGGEPGIGKSTLMLQLALGIPQVKTLYISGEESEQQIKMRAERLVQNSKANCYILTETSTQNIFKQVEVVQPDIVVIDSIQTLHSSQIESAPGSVSQVRECTAELLRFAKETSTPVFIVGHITKDGSIAGPKVLEHMVDTVLQFEGDRHHVYRILRAVKNRFGSSSELGIYEMQGSGLREVSNPSEIMLSQREEPVSGVAIAAMLEGMRPIMIEVQALVSNSAFGTPQRTSTGFDTKRLSMLLAVLEKRFGFRLSAQDVFLNIAGGLRVEDPAIDLAVVAALISSQQDIPLSSQLTFAGEVGLSGEIRAVNRIEQRIAEAEKLGFEGIFISKYNTKGLDAKKYDIAIRPLAKLEDLFRALFG, from the coding sequence ATGGCTAAATCAAAATCAACATATTTCTGCCAACATTGTGGGTACGAGTCTGCTAAATGGCTAGGGCAATGTCCCTCCTGTAAGCAGTGGAACAGTTTCGTGGAAGAGCTTGTGGAGAAAGGGAATTCCAAGGTTCCCGAATGGCGCAGCAGCGCAGCTCCCTCCTCCGGTAAGCGCGTTAACAAGGCGGCGGTGATCAATGAAATTGTGTATCAAGATGAGCAACGCCTCGCAACACCCGATCGCGAATTTAACCGTGTGTTAGGCGGCGGTATTGTCCCTGGATCGTTGGTGTTGATTGGCGGGGAGCCGGGCATTGGGAAGTCCACGCTGATGCTACAACTGGCCTTGGGCATTCCACAGGTGAAGACACTGTATATTTCTGGCGAGGAAAGTGAGCAGCAGATCAAGATGCGCGCAGAACGCTTGGTACAAAATTCTAAAGCCAATTGCTATATCTTAACGGAAACGTCTACCCAAAATATATTTAAGCAGGTGGAGGTGGTGCAGCCGGATATTGTGGTGATCGACTCTATTCAAACGTTGCACTCTTCGCAAATTGAATCGGCTCCTGGCTCGGTTTCTCAAGTACGCGAATGTACAGCCGAGCTGTTGCGTTTTGCGAAGGAAACAAGTACGCCGGTTTTTATCGTCGGTCATATCACAAAAGATGGCTCCATTGCCGGGCCAAAAGTGCTCGAGCATATGGTTGATACGGTGCTGCAGTTTGAGGGCGATCGCCATCATGTCTACCGTATTTTGCGTGCCGTAAAGAATCGCTTTGGATCCTCTTCAGAGTTAGGTATTTATGAGATGCAAGGCTCGGGACTACGGGAGGTCTCGAACCCTTCTGAGATTATGCTGTCACAGCGTGAAGAACCCGTCAGTGGCGTGGCGATAGCCGCTATGCTGGAAGGTATGCGCCCTATCATGATCGAAGTACAGGCTTTGGTGAGTAATTCTGCCTTCGGAACGCCGCAACGTACCAGTACAGGCTTTGATACGAAAAGGTTGAGCATGCTCTTAGCGGTGCTAGAAAAGAGATTTGGCTTTCGCCTGAGTGCGCAGGATGTATTCCTAAATATAGCCGGCGGCCTGCGGGTGGAAGATCCAGCCATTGACCTTGCTGTCGTGGCTGCACTGATTTCCTCGCAACAGGATATTCCGCTTTCTTCCCAACTGACCTTCGCCGGCGAAGTCGGCCTGTCCGGTGAGATCCGTGCCGTTAATAGAATAGAGCAACGTATCGCCGAAGCGGAGAAGTTGGGCTTCGAAGGGATTTTTATTTCCAAATACAACACGAAAGGTCTAGATGCTAAGAAGTACGACATCGCCATCCGTCCGCTAGCCAAACTCGAAGATTTATTTCGTGCGTTGTTTGGTTAA
- a CDS encoding RNA polymerase sigma factor, with protein MNKNLEIDFVNLLEENQNILHKICRLYAEDLEAHKDLFQEMVIQLWHSYPKFKGESKFSTWAYRVALNTAISLYRTKKRRISTVELDNSLQNIHYEEYDDVQEEQLRFLYNAVRQLNDIEKALVYMYLEDKDYQEIAETLGISEVNARVKMNRIKTKLKNMLNQQGGL; from the coding sequence ATGAACAAAAATCTGGAAATAGACTTTGTGAACCTGTTGGAGGAGAATCAAAACATCCTTCATAAGATCTGTCGGCTCTATGCCGAAGATTTGGAAGCGCACAAAGATCTGTTTCAGGAAATGGTCATTCAGCTTTGGCATTCTTACCCGAAATTCAAGGGAGAATCGAAATTCTCCACGTGGGCCTACCGTGTGGCGCTCAACACAGCCATTTCGCTGTACCGAACGAAAAAGAGGCGTATTTCCACGGTCGAGCTCGACAATTCTTTACAAAACATTCACTACGAAGAATACGATGATGTACAAGAGGAACAGCTACGTTTTCTATACAACGCTGTCAGACAGCTCAATGACATCGAAAAAGCGTTGGTGTATATGTATTTAGAAGACAAGGATTACCAAGAGATTGCAGAAACCCTAGGTATCAGCGAGGTGAATGCGCGGGTAAAGATGAACCGCATCAAAACAAAATTAAAAAACATGTTAAATCAGCAAGGAGGCTTATAA
- a CDS encoding dipeptidase, whose translation MKTSNKQNKVCRNGLLLCLAALLGGNMCLAQNKSDFHQSLIVVDGHNDVIYESLLKGRDLSKQLSVGHTDIPRLKKGGVDVQVFAVWSDDKKFGKGQAFKHANAQIDALEKMLKANATDIALAKSSADVDRIWKEGKIVALIGVEGGNMIEESLDNLEALYKRGARYLTLTWNYNLPWASAAAIESKTKGDAGKGLSAFGKTLIKRMNALGMMVDLSHVGEKTFYDVLAITTKPVLVSHSNAYSLMPHYRNLKDAQLEALRKNGAVIGVNFYSGFLDPNFAARSKQLYKQHFGSKGNYSLSATRQYEQLPLALRRKADAPLSLLLDHIDYLVKKVGIDHVAIGSDFDGIESPPQGLEDVSKFPVLTEALLKRGYTKQDIAKIMGLNFLRILKENEN comes from the coding sequence ATGAAAACATCCAACAAACAAAATAAGGTATGCAGAAATGGTCTGCTCCTTTGCTTGGCAGCCCTCTTAGGCGGAAATATGTGCTTGGCGCAAAACAAGTCGGACTTTCACCAAAGTTTGATCGTCGTAGATGGACATAATGATGTGATTTATGAGTCTTTGCTTAAAGGAAGGGACTTAAGTAAGCAGCTTTCGGTAGGGCATACGGATATTCCGCGCTTAAAAAAGGGAGGGGTAGATGTGCAAGTGTTTGCCGTATGGTCTGACGATAAGAAATTTGGGAAGGGACAGGCCTTCAAGCATGCCAATGCACAGATTGATGCGCTGGAAAAGATGCTGAAAGCCAACGCAACAGATATCGCATTGGCAAAGAGTAGTGCCGATGTGGACCGCATATGGAAAGAAGGCAAGATTGTAGCTTTGATTGGTGTAGAAGGTGGTAACATGATTGAAGAGTCGCTGGATAACTTGGAGGCATTGTATAAACGGGGGGCGCGTTACCTCACGCTGACTTGGAACTACAATTTACCTTGGGCAAGTGCAGCGGCAATCGAATCCAAAACAAAGGGCGATGCAGGGAAAGGTCTTTCTGCCTTTGGCAAAACATTGATCAAGCGAATGAATGCCTTGGGGATGATGGTCGATCTGTCGCATGTCGGTGAAAAGACATTCTATGATGTGTTGGCCATAACCACTAAGCCCGTGCTGGTATCCCATAGCAATGCCTACAGCTTGATGCCGCATTACCGAAACTTGAAAGACGCACAGCTGGAAGCATTGCGTAAAAATGGCGCTGTGATTGGGGTCAACTTTTATTCCGGGTTTTTAGATCCTAATTTTGCCGCACGATCCAAGCAGCTTTACAAACAGCATTTCGGTAGCAAAGGAAACTACAGCCTCTCGGCCACTCGTCAGTACGAGCAGCTTCCTTTAGCGTTACGACGCAAAGCAGACGCGCCCCTATCGTTGCTTCTCGATCATATTGATTACCTCGTGAAAAAAGTTGGGATAGACCATGTCGCCATAGGTTCTGACTTTGACGGCATAGAATCTCCACCACAGGGATTGGAGGATGTATCCAAATTTCCGGTACTGACTGAAGCTTTACTCAAAAGAGGATACACTAAGCAAGATATTGCCAAAATTATGGGACTCAATTTTCTACGGATATTAAAAGAAAATGAAAATTAG
- a CDS encoding serine hydrolase domain-containing protein: MKRRIFPLFSFLIVFINVVPLFAQFKQTIPNRTILLQNAGKIVPLKRLDDSKIAVVTPSPSTYGAFTDMVGRYADVKAFDFSHYDEQTKYFNTIIVAGTDEDLRSDLLLKVRQSIVNKKQVILVRFVTATAQQSWTSNLRVAGLSELRYPEFDKQAQQYAAMSIFGGMAITEGKLKTEQTRIQYTDAIGSGVDIAKMTAKIDAIAAEAIQQRATPGMVVMAVKNGQVIFEKAYGSHTYAQKHPMKIDDIFDLASVSKIMGTTPVVMHLQERGIIHLDSTMGHYLGQAKQSNKRDITLRSVLLHEAGFTPFIPFYKNLKPGDLQRFKDDKHEVTVADSAYLLNNYYRDIMWPEMLKSAVKPPGNYVYSDISMYVMKEIAEHETAEPMNQYVQELLYRPTGMKTAGYNPRERFAKERMVPTENDTSFRKVLLQGYVHDQGAAMAGGVAGHAGLFSSANDLAIYGQLLLNRGTYGGVRYFRPETIDLFTSRQSKSSRRGLGFDRYDPDAKKGYPSKLANPSVYGHTGYTGTCIWIDPQNQLIYIFLSNRVHPQVSNKLLDLNIRSRIQDAIYENIQQTK; this comes from the coding sequence ATGAAAAGAAGAATTTTTCCGTTATTCAGTTTTTTAATCGTTTTTATCAACGTAGTGCCACTTTTTGCGCAGTTTAAGCAGACTATTCCCAATCGCACAATCTTGCTACAAAACGCAGGGAAAATAGTGCCCTTAAAACGCTTGGACGATAGTAAAATCGCAGTGGTTACGCCCTCACCATCAACGTATGGCGCGTTTACCGATATGGTCGGTCGGTACGCCGATGTGAAGGCATTTGATTTTAGTCATTATGACGAGCAAACCAAGTATTTCAATACAATTATTGTTGCGGGAACGGATGAGGATCTGCGCAGTGACCTCCTCCTGAAAGTTCGGCAGTCTATTGTCAATAAAAAGCAGGTTATTCTCGTGCGTTTTGTTACAGCGACCGCGCAGCAGTCATGGACAAGTAACTTAAGGGTAGCTGGGCTTTCCGAATTACGCTACCCTGAATTTGATAAACAGGCACAGCAGTATGCCGCAATGTCGATTTTCGGCGGTATGGCCATTACAGAGGGGAAGCTGAAAACGGAGCAGACGAGAATTCAATATACCGATGCAATAGGATCGGGCGTGGATATTGCTAAGATGACGGCCAAGATCGATGCAATTGCAGCGGAGGCAATACAGCAACGAGCAACACCGGGCATGGTGGTGATGGCGGTCAAAAATGGACAGGTAATTTTCGAAAAAGCATATGGTAGCCATACCTACGCCCAAAAGCATCCCATGAAGATCGATGACATCTTCGATTTAGCATCGGTCAGCAAGATCATGGGCACTACGCCCGTTGTCATGCACCTGCAAGAACGCGGTATTATACATTTGGACAGTACCATGGGGCATTATTTGGGACAGGCGAAGCAATCCAATAAAAGAGATATCACCCTACGCAGCGTGTTGTTGCACGAAGCCGGATTTACACCTTTTATTCCCTTTTATAAAAACTTGAAGCCCGGCGATCTGCAACGGTTCAAAGATGACAAACACGAGGTTACGGTTGCCGATAGCGCCTACCTACTGAACAATTATTACCGCGACATCATGTGGCCCGAGATGTTGAAGTCGGCCGTCAAACCTCCGGGGAACTATGTGTATAGCGATATTAGTATGTATGTCATGAAGGAAATTGCGGAGCATGAGACCGCAGAGCCCATGAATCAATATGTGCAGGAGCTGCTTTATCGTCCTACAGGCATGAAGACGGCGGGGTATAATCCGCGGGAGCGCTTCGCGAAGGAACGCATGGTGCCTACAGAAAACGATACTTCCTTTCGAAAAGTATTGTTGCAGGGATATGTGCACGATCAAGGCGCGGCGATGGCAGGAGGTGTGGCTGGGCACGCTGGGCTGTTTTCATCCGCAAATGATCTGGCAATTTATGGTCAGCTACTGCTCAACAGAGGTACATATGGCGGAGTACGCTACTTTCGCCCAGAGACCATCGACCTCTTTACTTCTCGACAATCGAAGAGCAGCCGGCGCGGGCTCGGCTTTGACCGGTACGATCCCGATGCAAAGAAAGGATATCCTTCCAAGTTGGCCAATCCATCGGTGTATGGACATACGGGCTATACGGGAACCTGTATCTGGATAGACCCCCAAAATCAGTTAATCTATATCTTCCTTTCCAATCGTGTTCATCCACAGGTAAGCAATAAATTATTGGACTTAAATATTCGTAGCCGTATACAAGACGCCATTTATGAAAACATCCAACAAACAAAATAA
- the xseA gene encoding exodeoxyribonuclease VII large subunit — translation MPEVLASKTIFSLLEVSRSVQKTIADRYKSLYWIKAEMNKLNHYTHSGHCYPELVEKKDGKIVAEMRSTLWKADFQRINQLFIKQLGEPLREGITMLFQAAISYDPLYGFSLKIVDIDPTFVLGELEKEKRDSINKLQEEGLFDANRRLRFPMIAKRLAIISVETSKGLSDFFKIIKQNPWGYRFEYALFPALLQGDKSIPSIIKQLAVIAEHIDEFDAVAIIRGGGGEVGLSSYNNYLLAKAIALFPLPVLTGIGHSTNETVSEMVAYKNAITPSELADFLIQKFHQFAIPVDESLRRIIEATKSRFIQEQRHLDELSRSISWSSKARLASQSNELKSTSSHLQLFSRQLLRERASELHSIDRLLRLADPKQLLKRGFSITRINGQAITDAASLAPGDEIETSFFEGTSYSKVLKK, via the coding sequence ATGCCGGAAGTTTTAGCAAGCAAAACCATATTCTCGTTATTAGAGGTGTCGCGTAGCGTACAAAAAACGATTGCCGATCGGTATAAGAGCCTATATTGGATCAAGGCCGAGATGAACAAGCTTAACCATTACACCCATTCCGGCCATTGCTATCCTGAGCTTGTCGAAAAAAAAGACGGTAAGATTGTTGCAGAAATGCGATCCACACTATGGAAAGCCGATTTCCAGCGTATCAACCAGCTTTTTATTAAACAGCTGGGCGAACCCCTTCGCGAAGGCATCACGATGCTTTTTCAAGCGGCAATCAGCTACGATCCGCTTTATGGCTTCAGCTTAAAAATTGTGGATATTGATCCCACTTTTGTCTTGGGCGAGTTAGAAAAAGAGAAGCGAGATAGTATCAACAAATTGCAGGAAGAAGGGCTCTTTGACGCGAACCGCCGCCTTCGCTTTCCGATGATCGCCAAGCGCTTAGCTATTATCTCCGTGGAGACAAGTAAAGGGCTATCTGATTTTTTCAAGATCATCAAACAAAATCCTTGGGGATACCGTTTCGAGTATGCATTGTTTCCAGCCCTATTACAAGGGGATAAATCCATTCCTTCCATCATAAAACAATTGGCCGTGATTGCCGAACACATCGACGAGTTTGATGCTGTGGCGATTATCCGCGGCGGAGGAGGCGAAGTCGGACTTTCCTCTTACAACAATTACCTATTAGCGAAAGCCATTGCCCTCTTTCCACTACCTGTGCTGACGGGTATAGGCCACTCCACAAATGAGACCGTTAGTGAAATGGTGGCGTATAAAAATGCCATTACACCAAGCGAGCTTGCCGATTTCTTGATACAGAAGTTCCACCAGTTTGCTATTCCGGTGGATGAGTCGTTACGTCGTATTATCGAAGCCACCAAGAGCCGCTTTATACAAGAGCAACGCCATTTGGACGAGCTTTCCCGTTCGATTTCCTGGAGCAGTAAAGCTCGCTTGGCAAGTCAATCAAACGAACTGAAGAGTACGTCCTCCCATCTGCAGTTATTTAGCCGGCAATTGCTGCGCGAACGCGCGTCCGAACTACACAGTATCGATCGATTGCTGCGTTTGGCAGATCCCAAACAGCTGCTAAAACGCGGCTTCAGCATCACCCGCATCAATGGGCAAGCCATTACCGATGCCGCAAGCTTGGCGCCCGGAGATGAGATAGAAACCTCCTTCTTTGAGGGAACAAGCTATAGTAAAGTTTTAAAAAAGTAA
- the xseB gene encoding exodeoxyribonuclease VII small subunit: protein MTADYTYEEAFQELQLIVSDIESGQINIDDLTTKIQRAAALIAVCKAKLSASEVEVEKLLAKLHAEHESGINPSNEEE from the coding sequence ATGACAGCAGACTACACCTATGAAGAAGCCTTCCAAGAGCTGCAACTGATCGTTTCGGATATCGAATCGGGTCAAATCAATATCGATGATCTCACGACGAAAATTCAACGTGCTGCCGCTCTGATTGCCGTTTGCAAAGCCAAACTCAGCGCCTCTGAAGTAGAGGTTGAAAAGCTGTTGGCCAAGCTGCATGCCGAACATGAAAGTGGGATAAATCCCAGTAATGAAGAAGAATAA